The window GAGGTGCGTGCGGAACTCGCCGCGCAGCTGCGGCGTGTCGAGGCGGCGGGGATCCATCCGACGCACGCGGACAGTCACCAGCATATGCACGTCCTGCCGGGCGTGCTCGACATCGTGCTCGATCTCTGCGCGTCGGCGCAGATCCCCGCCATGCGTGCGCCGCGTGCGCCGCTCTTTGCGGGAAACTTCGGCGGCATCGGGCAGCTCATCGGACGCGTGGGGCTTGCCGTACTCGCCCGCCGTGCGGCGGCAAAGGCGCGGCGGCGCGGCATCCGCACGCCCGATCACTTCGCCGGCATCGTTGCGGGCGAGGCGGTAAATACGGCGACACTCACAGAGATAGCGGCGTCTCTCAGAGAAGGCGCGACCGAGGTCATGCTCCACCCCGGCACGGACAATGCCGTACTCGTGCGCGACTGCCTCTGGCAGCACGATTTCGAAGCGGAGCTGGCCGCCGTCACATCGTCCGCCGTACGCGACGCACTCACCGCATCGGGTGCGGCGGCGGTCAATTTTCATGCACTTGTACCGTGAGGAGGATCTATGCAGAACCATACCTGTCGTACGGCACTGACCGCACTTTTGATCTTCTCGCTGATGTTCGCGCTCAACTACTTTATGCCGCTGCACCGTGACGACTACGACTATTCGATGATCTGGCACACGGGCGTTCACATCACCACATTTGCCGATGTATTCGACTCGCTCCTGCGCCACTATTTCGAGCACGGCGGGCGCATGGTCTCCTTCTTCTTCCTCGATGCGCTGCTGCTCGCGGGCAAGCTCCCCTTTGACATTGCGAACGCGCTGGTATTCCTCCTGCTCGTCCTGCTGCTCGTGATGCACGCGCGGCGCAGCATCGCCGTCCATGAGCGCCCCGATCTCATCGCCGCCGCGTTTGTCCTCGCATGGCTCTGCCTCCCGCATTTTGCCGAGGTGACGATCTGGAAATGTGGCGCGACCGTCTACCTCTGGTCGGCAGTGTTCGGGCTGCTCAGTCTCCTGCCGTACAACATCGGTCTGCGCAGGCTCTGTGCGGGCGAACGCAGACGGCACACGTGGGCGGTGCTCCCGATGTTCTTCGTGGGGCTGCTCGGCAGCTGGTCAATCGAAAACCTCGCCGTGACCGTCGTCCTTGTCACGTTCGGTGCGGTTCTGTATGCGTGGAAACGGCACGGATTCCTCCCGCCGTGGATGCTCTCCGGCGCGCTTGGTGCGCTCACGGGGCTGATCCTGCTCGTCGCCGCGCCCGGCAACTACGTCCGCTACGATGAGCAGGGTACGGGCAAGGGAATCCTCCTGCACATCGGCAACCAGTTCGCGGGGCAGGGTGAGATGATGCTCTACCTCCTGCCCGTCCTCCTCCTCATCCTGACGGCATGGCGGCTCTATCGCCGCAGCCTCGCGGGCGGAGAAATGCCGCCTGCCGCGTCCGCAGGCAAAGGCATGATCCTCCTGACCGCCGTGCTCGCACTCCTCACCGTTTCCTATTTCACAGGCGGATGGGTCGCGTCGGGCATCCGCGAGGCCGTGATCGGCGGCGTGCTTACGCCGCTGGGGTTCACAAAACCAAAGACGATCCACCTCTTTACAAACGTGATGAATGGCTTCGAGGAAATGGCGATCTACTGGTGCGCCCTGCTGCTCTGCTACGCTCGCCTCAAGCAGCGGCTCGGGCTGACCTCTGCCGCCATCCGTGCGGCGGCATCGCGTGTCCCCGCCTGCACGGTGCTGCGCACCTATCCCGCCGCACGCTATGCGGCGGTGCTCATGCTCCTCGGTCTCGGCAACAACTTCGTCATGCTCGCCGCACCGACCTTCCCGGGGCGCGCGACGTTCAGCTCCGCCGCCATGTTCATCACGGCTGCACTGGCACTCCTCAACGACCCTGCCGTCCGCGCCGCCCTCTGCCCGCGCGGCGGACTGCTCCTCCGCACGGCGGCGGCGCTGCTCGTCGCCTACACCGCAGCAGCCGCCCTCCTCATCACGCACGAGATGAGCGCGGAGGATGCGGCGCGCATCGCCGCCATCAAGGCGGCGCGCGCACGCGGCGAAACCGTTGTGCATTTCGCTCCCATCCGAACCACGAACCGCGCCCTGCGCCATGTATTCTACGAGGACTGGGACAACGGCGTAACCGCCGACGGCGCGAAGCAGTATTTCGGACTGACGAACATTGTTGTGGATGGGAAATGACATTTCCGCGCCGCTGTGCTACAATACAAGCGAATCTCTATATTTTTGAAAGGAGCTGCATACACCCTTGGACAGTTCCCTATCCGATCTTTTTGCACTCATCCTGCTCATCGTCTGCCTCTCGGCGAACGCCTACTTCGCGCAGATCGAGACCGCGCTCACCGCATCCCATCGCGGACGGCTCGAACGCCTTGAGGGTGACGGCGACAAGGATGCGGCGGCGGCACTCGCCCTCCTCGAACATCCCGCGCCGCCGCTCGCCATGGCACAGGCGGGCGTCACCTGCACCAGTCTCCTCATGGGGCTTGGCATCGGTCTCCTCGTCGCGCCCACCTTCGGCAGATTTCTCGCAAAGCTCCTCCCCGGCATGGAGGTCTTTGCTGCCGCGCTCGTTCTCAGCATCCTCGTCATGACCGCGCTGACCCTGCTCTTCGGCGACTTCCTGCCCAAGCAGATCGCCCTGCAGGATCCCGAGGACATCCTCATGCGCAGCCACCGCTCGATCCGTCTGCTCACGCGCCTCACGGCACTGCCGAGCGCGGCACTCGTCTCCGTTTCACGCGGCATCCTCCTCCTCGTCGGCATCAATCCCGAGAACCGCGCCTCCGTCACGGAGGATGCCGTCAAGGATCTCATGGAGCAGGGTACGGAGGACGGCACCTTTGAAAAGGCGGAACAGGACATGGTCGACCGCATCTTTCACATGAGCGACCAGACCGCCTCCGCCCTCATGACCCCGCGCACACAGATCGCGTGGATCGACCTCGCCGAGACACGCGCCGAGCAGCTGCGCGTCATCCGTGCGGCAGAACACGACGTATTCCCCGTCGCGTACGAGAACCTCGACGATTTTCGCGGGGTCGTCTACGCAAAGGAACTCCTCGACGCCGTCTTGGGTGGCGCGGAGCTCGACCTTGCGGACTACATTCGGAAGCCGCTCTTCGTCCCGCGCACCATGGAGGGGTTGCGTGTCCTTGAGAAATTCCGCACAGGTGCGATTCACGAGGCGGTCGTCCTCGACGAGTACGGCGGTGTCGTCGGCTTCATCACCATGGGCGACATCATGGAGGAGATCATCGGCAGCGCGACAGGCGATGCCCCCACCGGCACGCGAACCGGCGCAGAGGAGACGGCGAACTGGGTCTTTGACGGCCTCTTCCCCATCGACGAGTTCAAGGAGGAGTTCGGCACAGGCGATCTGCCCGACGAGGATCACGACCACTTCCACACCCTCGGCGGCTTCGTCACCGCCCAGATTGGCCGCATCCCGAAGGTCGGCGAGACCTGCACATGGGACGCATACACCTTCGAAGTTCTGCGCATGGATCGCGCACGCGTCGCCCAGATCCGCATGACGCGAACGGAAGCACCACCCGAAGAATAATAGACACAGAGGGAGAAATACCATGAACGAACGCATTTATAACTTCAACCCCGGTCCCGCCGTCCTGCCCGAGGACGTTCTGAGAGAGGTACAGGCGGAGCTCCTGAACTTTAACGGCACAGGTATGTCCATCCTCGAAATCAGCCACCGCTCCCCCGCCTACGACGAGGTGCATCAGCAGACAAAGGCGGACATCAAAGAGCTCATGGGGCTCGGCGACGACTACGATGTCGTCTTTACCGCCGGCGGCGCAAGCCAGACCTTCGCCCTCATCCCGCTCAACTTCGCCACCGAGACGCATCCCGGCAGCTACCTGCTCTCGGGCAGCTTCTCCGAAAAGGCATACGAGGAGGCTGTAAAACTCGGGGTCGGCACCGTCGCCGCCTCGACGAAGGAGGAGAACTACGTGCGCGTCCCGCGTCCGAACGAAATCCGCATCGCCCCCGACGCCGCCTACCTCCACCTCTGCCTCAACAACACCATCTACGGCACGGAGTACCACTACACCCCCGAGACCGGCGATGTCCCCCTCTTTGCCGATATGTCCTCCGACATCCTCTCGCG of the Selenomonas dianae genome contains:
- a CDS encoding ChbG/HpnK family deacetylase; the protein is MKLIIVNADDFGRHTLINRAVERGVADGVLRSATLMPGGAAFDDAAALAARSPALGVGIHLTLVNGQPVLPPAEIPSLVTETGVFVDDHTAFAVRLLRGAVRLDEVRAELAAQLRRVEAAGIHPTHADSHQHMHVLPGVLDIVLDLCASAQIPAMRAPRAPLFAGNFGGIGQLIGRVGLAVLARRAAAKARRRGIRTPDHFAGIVAGEAVNTATLTEIAASLREGATEVMLHPGTDNAVLVRDCLWQHDFEAELAAVTSSAVRDALTASGAAAVNFHALVP
- a CDS encoding DUF3329 domain-containing protein, with the protein product MQNHTCRTALTALLIFSLMFALNYFMPLHRDDYDYSMIWHTGVHITTFADVFDSLLRHYFEHGGRMVSFFFLDALLLAGKLPFDIANALVFLLLVLLLVMHARRSIAVHERPDLIAAAFVLAWLCLPHFAEVTIWKCGATVYLWSAVFGLLSLLPYNIGLRRLCAGERRRHTWAVLPMFFVGLLGSWSIENLAVTVVLVTFGAVLYAWKRHGFLPPWMLSGALGALTGLILLVAAPGNYVRYDEQGTGKGILLHIGNQFAGQGEMMLYLLPVLLLILTAWRLYRRSLAGGEMPPAASAGKGMILLTAVLALLTVSYFTGGWVASGIREAVIGGVLTPLGFTKPKTIHLFTNVMNGFEEMAIYWCALLLCYARLKQRLGLTSAAIRAAASRVPACTVLRTYPAARYAAVLMLLGLGNNFVMLAAPTFPGRATFSSAAMFITAALALLNDPAVRAALCPRGGLLLRTAAALLVAYTAAAALLITHEMSAEDAARIAAIKAARARGETVVHFAPIRTTNRALRHVFYEDWDNGVTADGAKQYFGLTNIVVDGK
- a CDS encoding hemolysin family protein gives rise to the protein MDSSLSDLFALILLIVCLSANAYFAQIETALTASHRGRLERLEGDGDKDAAAALALLEHPAPPLAMAQAGVTCTSLLMGLGIGLLVAPTFGRFLAKLLPGMEVFAAALVLSILVMTALTLLFGDFLPKQIALQDPEDILMRSHRSIRLLTRLTALPSAALVSVSRGILLLVGINPENRASVTEDAVKDLMEQGTEDGTFEKAEQDMVDRIFHMSDQTASALMTPRTQIAWIDLAETRAEQLRVIRAAEHDVFPVAYENLDDFRGVVYAKELLDAVLGGAELDLADYIRKPLFVPRTMEGLRVLEKFRTGAIHEAVVLDEYGGVVGFITMGDIMEEIIGSATGDAPTGTRTGAEETANWVFDGLFPIDEFKEEFGTGDLPDEDHDHFHTLGGFVTAQIGRIPKVGETCTWDAYTFEVLRMDRARVAQIRMTRTEAPPEE
- the serC gene encoding 3-phosphoserine/phosphohydroxythreonine transaminase, with translation MNERIYNFNPGPAVLPEDVLREVQAELLNFNGTGMSILEISHRSPAYDEVHQQTKADIKELMGLGDDYDVVFTAGGASQTFALIPLNFATETHPGSYLLSGSFSEKAYEEAVKLGVGTVAASTKEENYVRVPRPNEIRIAPDAAYLHLCLNNTIYGTEYHYTPETGDVPLFADMSSDILSRPWDFSSYDFIYAGVQKNLGPAGVVLNVAKKKLLENTPAELPTMLRYSTFQKNDSLYNTPPVFAIYMVGKTVRWIKEHGGLAAMGETNAKKAALLYDAIDASDGFYRGHAEKGSRSRMNVTFRLASESLEKDFVARASEQGLAGIKGHRSVGGMRASIYNAMPLAGVEKLAAFMAEFRKKH